One window of the Gimesia chilikensis genome contains the following:
- a CDS encoding AtpZ/AtpI family protein, whose amino-acid sequence MSELPPEQENGSEIPGNQGHPLHLHNRSQIEKRIASQEARKLKAREEKHHTIWFGLGMFGLIGWSVAIPAVIGALAGMWIDSRWPSRYSWSLMLLIGGITLGCFNAWKWLHKEGNVDR is encoded by the coding sequence ATGTCTGAGCTGCCCCCGGAACAGGAAAACGGCTCTGAGATCCCCGGGAATCAGGGGCACCCGCTGCACCTGCATAATCGCAGTCAGATTGAAAAACGGATTGCTTCACAGGAAGCGCGAAAACTGAAAGCCCGTGAAGAAAAGCATCATACCATCTGGTTTGGCTTGGGCATGTTCGGCCTGATCGGCTGGTCGGTCGCGATTCCAGCTGTGATCGGTGCACTGGCGGGAATGTGGATCGACTCCCGCTGGCCTTCCCGCTATTCCTGGAGTCTGATGCTGTTGATTGGTGGAATTACCCTGGGCTGTTTCAATGCCTGGAAGTGGTTACATAAAGAAGGAAACGTGGACCGATGA
- a CDS encoding hemerythrin domain-containing protein has protein sequence MNNRKMMAEGGNTKKKDPHEHLQYLLDEHEQLLAHMKDLNRWWTELDEHGLPKFGEMGTRVAGFRDLLAKHFEDEEQEGYFKPLMDEEPGFCIMVPDFQKKHAVTLSRFDDFIDRLKQSQPPFKNWSEAMREFDSLMSDIRDHENREIRLVQEAFEKSAGD, from the coding sequence ATGAATAATCGCAAAATGATGGCCGAAGGAGGAAACACCAAAAAGAAAGATCCTCATGAACACCTGCAATATCTGCTCGATGAGCATGAACAGCTTCTGGCTCACATGAAGGATCTCAATCGCTGGTGGACGGAACTGGATGAGCATGGTTTACCCAAATTTGGTGAAATGGGAACGCGTGTTGCCGGTTTTCGTGATTTACTGGCGAAACATTTTGAGGACGAAGAGCAAGAAGGCTACTTCAAACCGTTGATGGATGAAGAGCCTGGCTTCTGCATCATGGTTCCCGATTTTCAGAAGAAGCATGCAGTGACCCTGTCACGCTTTGACGATTTTATTGATCGGCTTAAGCAGTCTCAGCCTCCGTTTAAAAACTGGAGCGAGGCCATGCGGGAGTTTGATAGTCTGATGTCGGACATTCGCGATCATGAGAACCGGGAAATCAGGCTGGTTCAGGAAGCCTTCGAGAAATCAGCCGGAGATTAA
- a CDS encoding sulfatase: MRFVFTSVMICTFAFLQLSQADSVRAEAKKQPNVLFIAIDDLRTELGCYGHPHVQSPALDRLAAQGVLFTNHFVQVPTCGASRYALLTGRSPRNSGVTRSNQAFYRGKSALSAEKTSGAQTMPELFRRSGYQTTCIGKISHTADGRVFEYNGSGDGRDEVPHAWDELATPFGSWKRGWGIFFAYANGRSREDGSGIRDLMQFTVDKDEDLPDGLLAQEAIAKLKAFKTGTKPFFLGLGFFKPHLPFVAPRQDWEAISQIEIPDAPHPEKPESSYWHKSGEFYSYNMEFPKTRPLARENRLQTRRGYLACVRYVDRQVGKVLTALEELGLSENTIVVVWGDHGWFLGDSALWAKHAPLERALNSTLIIRAPGVSQPGLKTAALVETIDLYPTLVDLCQPTFRKTDFPLDGVSLKPILNGQKSKVRDYAFSYWNSAVSVRDQSYRLTAMLKKGRPASVELYDVSETPDPVKNLAKEQTELVNQLLQAIPDAQSK; encoded by the coding sequence ATGCGCTTTGTTTTTACCAGTGTGATGATTTGCACTTTTGCGTTCCTACAACTTAGTCAGGCTGATTCCGTTCGGGCTGAAGCGAAAAAGCAGCCCAATGTATTATTCATCGCCATTGATGATCTCCGTACGGAACTGGGCTGTTATGGTCATCCGCACGTACAGAGTCCCGCGCTGGATCGGCTGGCAGCGCAGGGGGTTCTGTTCACAAATCACTTTGTTCAGGTTCCCACCTGTGGGGCATCTCGTTATGCGCTGTTGACCGGACGCAGTCCGCGAAATTCGGGAGTGACCCGCAGCAACCAGGCCTTCTATCGCGGTAAATCTGCACTTTCCGCAGAGAAAACGAGCGGAGCGCAAACCATGCCGGAACTGTTTCGCAGAAGCGGCTATCAGACGACCTGTATTGGTAAAATCTCGCATACGGCCGACGGACGCGTGTTTGAATACAACGGCAGCGGTGACGGTCGGGACGAAGTTCCGCACGCATGGGATGAACTCGCGACCCCCTTCGGATCCTGGAAGCGGGGTTGGGGAATCTTTTTTGCCTATGCGAATGGAAGAAGTCGAGAAGACGGCAGCGGAATTCGGGATTTGATGCAGTTCACCGTCGACAAGGATGAGGATCTGCCCGATGGATTGCTGGCGCAGGAAGCGATTGCCAAACTCAAAGCATTCAAGACTGGAACAAAACCGTTCTTCCTGGGACTGGGTTTCTTCAAGCCGCATTTACCCTTTGTCGCGCCCCGACAGGACTGGGAAGCGATTTCCCAGATCGAGATTCCTGATGCACCTCACCCGGAGAAACCGGAATCGAGTTACTGGCACAAAAGTGGGGAGTTCTACAGCTATAACATGGAGTTTCCTAAAACTCGACCGCTGGCCCGGGAGAACCGTTTACAGACCAGACGTGGCTATCTGGCCTGTGTGCGCTATGTCGATCGCCAAGTGGGAAAGGTTCTCACAGCACTTGAGGAACTGGGCCTGAGTGAAAATACAATTGTTGTCGTCTGGGGAGACCATGGCTGGTTTCTGGGGGATTCCGCACTCTGGGCCAAGCATGCTCCGCTGGAGCGGGCCTTGAACAGCACTCTGATTATCCGGGCACCGGGGGTATCCCAACCGGGACTGAAAACAGCCGCCCTGGTCGAGACCATTGATTTATATCCCACCCTGGTGGATCTTTGTCAGCCGACGTTTCGGAAAACCGATTTTCCATTGGATGGCGTCAGCCTCAAACCGATTCTCAATGGTCAGAAAAGCAAGGTTCGCGATTATGCCTTCAGCTACTGGAATTCTGCAGTCAGCGTGCGAGATCAGTCTTATCGGCTGACGGCGATGCTGAAGAAAGGTCGGCCTGCCAGCGTCGAACTCTATGATGTTTCCGAGACTCCAGATCCGGTAAAAAACCTGGCGAAAGAACAAACGGAACTCGTGAATCAGCTACTGCAGGCGATCCCGGACGCTCAGAGTAAATGA
- a CDS encoding F0F1 ATP synthase subunit B family protein → MSIDWFTFTAQILNFLVLVWLLTHFLYQPITKAMQERQQKIADEHQKALAIQQQAAAEVAEYEEKTAELTHAKDELLAEAGKEIQSWREEHLARARKEVDQEKEDWYRALHRERESFLREARVRMAGHIHHMSQCVLKELANADLQQQTISVFLERISRIEEQQKLKFRDLLRTPDSRVLVESALELEQSDRDRISKFISEFLDIQVDIEYRERPDLICGIDLHISGYKVAWNLQEPLEELEEEFVRSLNEVITLESGVESTPSAS, encoded by the coding sequence ATGTCCATTGATTGGTTTACGTTTACCGCTCAAATCCTCAACTTCCTGGTTCTCGTCTGGCTGCTGACGCACTTTTTGTATCAGCCGATCACAAAGGCGATGCAGGAACGGCAACAGAAAATCGCTGACGAACATCAGAAAGCCCTTGCGATACAACAACAGGCAGCCGCCGAAGTCGCGGAATACGAGGAGAAGACCGCAGAACTGACACATGCCAAAGACGAACTGCTGGCTGAGGCAGGCAAAGAAATTCAAAGCTGGCGAGAAGAGCATCTGGCACGAGCCCGGAAGGAAGTGGATCAGGAAAAAGAGGACTGGTATCGAGCCCTGCATCGGGAACGGGAGTCGTTCCTCCGCGAAGCCCGCGTACGGATGGCCGGCCACATCCACCACATGAGCCAGTGCGTCCTCAAGGAACTGGCCAATGCCGACCTGCAGCAGCAGACGATTTCTGTGTTCCTGGAACGCATCAGCCGGATTGAAGAGCAGCAGAAGCTGAAATTCCGTGATCTGCTCAGAACGCCCGACAGCCGGGTCCTGGTGGAAAGTGCCCTCGAACTGGAACAATCAGACCGCGACCGCATCAGTAAGTTTATCTCTGAATTTCTCGACATACAGGTCGACATCGAATATCGCGAACGCCCCGATCTGATCTGTGGGATCGACCTGCATATCTCCGGATATAAAGTCGCCTGGAACCTGCAGGAGCCACTCGAAGAACTGGAAGAAGAATTTGTCCGTTCCCTGAACGAAGTCATCACCTTGGAATCCGGCGTTGAAAGTACTCCTTCTGCCTCCTGA
- a CDS encoding F0F1 ATP synthase subunit epsilon has translation MNLKVLLPTEILVDQSVTKVIAEAENGSFCLLPRHVDFLSALLPGILTFVDDQNLEHYLGIGGGILTKTGSEVRVSTIYAVQGEDLGTLRQQVTEQFEAINERERTVRSAIARLEADILRHFVKQGITADV, from the coding sequence ATGAACCTCAAAGTACTCCTGCCAACGGAAATCCTGGTCGACCAGAGCGTCACTAAAGTGATCGCTGAAGCGGAAAACGGTTCCTTCTGTCTCCTGCCCCGGCACGTCGACTTCCTGTCAGCACTATTACCTGGCATTTTGACATTCGTAGACGATCAGAACCTGGAACATTACCTCGGCATTGGTGGAGGGATTCTCACCAAAACCGGATCCGAAGTCCGCGTCTCAACGATCTATGCTGTCCAGGGAGAAGACCTGGGTACGCTCCGCCAGCAGGTCACAGAACAGTTTGAAGCCATCAATGAACGGGAGCGAACCGTGCGCTCCGCTATCGCCCGCCTGGAAGCCGATATTCTCAGACACTTTGTCAAACAGGGAATCACTGCCGATGTCTGA
- a CDS encoding ATP synthase subunit I produces the protein MNLPLSMQLLVSLFAGLLLGVIFFGGLWLTVKQLPKVSAPWLLFLGSALGRTLIILTGFWCVGIWLSESFRWQRTAVCLAGFIIARMVITRYTRSTNVPATGKSA, from the coding sequence ATGAATCTTCCCCTGAGTATGCAACTCCTCGTCAGCCTGTTCGCGGGTCTCCTGTTGGGGGTCATCTTTTTCGGTGGACTCTGGCTGACCGTGAAACAACTTCCCAAAGTCTCAGCTCCCTGGCTGCTGTTTCTGGGTAGTGCCCTGGGTAGAACCCTGATCATTCTCACGGGTTTCTGGTGCGTGGGGATCTGGTTATCAGAATCATTTCGCTGGCAACGCACCGCGGTTTGTCTGGCAGGATTCATCATCGCGCGGATGGTGATTACCCGCTATACTCGTTCGACAAATGTGCCTGCCACTGGAAAGTCTGCCTGA
- the atpD gene encoding F0F1 ATP synthase subunit beta — protein MQQTVSKHDLNLGSILSVRGSVIDAVFPHRLPAVQSELHAGPHQEIIIEVLTQLDSQTVRGIALTSTRGLARGSQILNTGHPLKVPVGQQLLGRMLNVFGEPIDQGAVIEEANWRSIHHPSPALVERPPRSEIFKTGIKAIDLLAPLERGGKAGLFGGAGVGKTVLITELIHNVVGAHKGVSLFCGIGERCREAEELYREMKDAGVLDNTVMVFGQMNEPPGARFRVGHAALTMAEYFRDEQHQDVLLLIDNIFRFIQAGTEVSGLMGELPSRVGYQPTLASDLAELEERICTTTSGSITSVQAVYVPADDFTDPSAVHTFAHLSTSVVLSRKRASEGLYPAIDLLNSSSKMLMPPIVGDHHYQVAQAVRGTLANYEDLKDIIAMLGLEELSREDRRTVNRARRLERFLTQPFFSTEQFTGYEGKFVSLDETLDGCERILNDEFQDVSERTLYMIGSIDEVASKQKGTRK, from the coding sequence ATGCAGCAGACAGTCTCGAAGCACGACCTGAACCTGGGTTCGATTCTCTCCGTTAGAGGCAGCGTTATTGACGCTGTTTTCCCTCACCGTCTGCCCGCAGTCCAAAGCGAACTGCACGCGGGTCCGCACCAGGAAATCATCATCGAGGTGCTCACACAACTCGACAGTCAGACTGTGCGTGGCATCGCCTTAACATCCACACGCGGCCTGGCACGGGGCTCTCAGATTCTCAATACGGGACACCCGCTGAAGGTCCCCGTAGGTCAGCAGTTGCTGGGCCGCATGCTGAACGTCTTTGGTGAGCCCATTGATCAGGGAGCAGTGATCGAAGAGGCCAACTGGCGTTCAATCCATCATCCTTCCCCGGCACTGGTAGAACGGCCACCACGTTCCGAAATCTTCAAAACCGGGATCAAAGCCATCGATCTGCTGGCTCCGCTCGAACGGGGCGGGAAAGCGGGGCTGTTCGGCGGTGCGGGCGTCGGCAAAACCGTGTTGATCACCGAACTGATCCATAACGTCGTCGGTGCCCACAAAGGGGTCAGTCTCTTTTGTGGTATCGGGGAGCGTTGTCGTGAGGCAGAAGAACTCTACCGGGAAATGAAAGATGCCGGGGTACTCGATAATACGGTCATGGTTTTTGGTCAGATGAATGAACCGCCGGGGGCCCGCTTCCGTGTCGGACATGCCGCTTTGACCATGGCGGAGTATTTTCGTGATGAACAGCACCAGGATGTCCTGTTGCTGATCGACAACATTTTTCGTTTCATCCAGGCAGGAACCGAGGTCTCGGGACTGATGGGGGAACTCCCGTCCCGCGTCGGTTATCAGCCCACTCTCGCCTCGGACCTGGCAGAACTCGAAGAACGGATTTGCACGACGACCAGCGGTTCGATTACTTCCGTGCAGGCGGTTTACGTTCCCGCGGATGACTTTACCGATCCTTCCGCAGTCCACACTTTTGCCCACCTGTCGACCTCCGTTGTGCTCTCTCGCAAACGTGCCTCGGAAGGACTCTACCCCGCAATCGACCTGTTGAACTCCAGCTCCAAAATGCTGATGCCTCCGATTGTCGGCGATCACCATTACCAGGTTGCCCAGGCCGTACGCGGCACACTCGCAAACTATGAGGATCTGAAAGATATCATCGCCATGCTGGGGCTGGAGGAACTCTCCCGCGAAGACCGTCGGACTGTGAATCGCGCCCGTCGCCTGGAACGGTTTTTAACACAACCCTTCTTCAGTACCGAACAGTTTACGGGCTATGAGGGAAAGTTTGTTTCACTGGACGAAACCCTGGATGGCTGCGAACGCATTCTTAATGATGAGTTCCAGGATGTCTCCGAACGCACACTCTACATGATTGGTTCGATTGACGAAGTCGCCTCAAAACAGAAGGGGACCAGGAAATGA
- a CDS encoding F0F1 ATP synthase subunit C gives MDADTVIAAVSIFTAGITIAIGSVGPALGEGRALAQALSAIAQQPDEASTITRTLFVGLAMVESTAIYCFVISMILIFANPFWNHFLQATGS, from the coding sequence ATGGATGCAGATACCGTTATTGCAGCAGTTTCCATCTTTACCGCAGGCATCACAATTGCCATCGGTTCGGTTGGCCCCGCGCTCGGGGAAGGCCGCGCCCTGGCACAGGCCCTGAGCGCGATTGCCCAGCAGCCCGATGAAGCCAGTACGATTACCCGTACGCTGTTCGTCGGTCTGGCCATGGTGGAATCCACGGCGATTTACTGTTTTGTGATTTCCATGATTCTAATTTTCGCGAATCCGTTCTGGAATCACTTTCTGCAGGCCACCGGCAGTTAA
- the ppsA gene encoding phosphoenolpyruvate synthase, whose translation MAAQVPLVLWFEQIGIDDVSSVGGKNASLGEMYCNLSARGIAVPNGFATTAAAYRLFMSETGLDQKIREILDDLDTANISNLQSHGREVRQAILATEIPEDLRNEILQAYRKLSEDIEGGLDVAVRSSATAEDLPDASFAGQQESYLNVHGESSLLDTCRRCFASLFTDRAISYRTEKGFDHFDIALSIGIQRMVRSDESASGVMFSIDTETGFRQAVLINAAYGLGENVVQGSVNPDEFYVFKPTLKEGFKPILKKTLGSKEFKLIYDTGGEKMTRNVPVDPVDRKRFAIDDEDILKLARWACLIEEHYSEVRGHFCPMDIEWAKDGLTDELFIVQARPETIHGGKELKVLKTFHLKEHGHVLATGHSVGERIGHGIARVVESAENLDQVEEGDVLVTDRTDPDWEPIMKKASAIVTNRGGRTCHAAIISRELGVPAIVGAENATTAIPSGSMVTVSCAEGDTGQVYDGQLDYEVQEVDLSELKHPQTKVMMIVGNPNEAFRLSMLPSEGVGLARMEFIINSFIRIHPMALLEYDKLDDPILKSEIDRLTASYSNKPAFFVDTLAQGVGMIAGAFYPRDVIVRMSDFKTNEYANLIGGEKYEPQEENPMIGFRGASRYYHPRYRDAFGLECQAMRKVREEMGLKNMKLMIPFCRTVEEGRKVLEVMAEHGLKRGEDGLEIYIMCEIPSNVIQAEAFAEIFDGFSIGSNDLTQLTLGVDRDSEVVAHIFDERDPAVMDSLATAIQRVKASGRKIGICGQAPSDYPEIAAFLVKQGIDSISLNPDAVMKTVSRIVEVEAELDSQGSASQARSDVTV comes from the coding sequence ATGGCGGCACAGGTACCACTGGTATTGTGGTTTGAGCAGATCGGGATTGATGATGTCTCTTCCGTGGGAGGCAAGAATGCCTCGCTGGGGGAGATGTACTGTAATCTGAGTGCCCGGGGAATCGCGGTTCCCAATGGCTTCGCGACTACTGCTGCCGCTTATCGACTGTTTATGTCGGAGACAGGTCTGGATCAGAAAATCAGAGAGATACTCGATGATCTGGATACCGCGAATATTTCCAATCTGCAGTCGCACGGCAGGGAAGTCCGTCAGGCGATCCTGGCTACTGAAATACCCGAGGATCTGCGTAACGAAATTCTGCAAGCCTATCGCAAGTTGAGCGAGGACATCGAAGGCGGCCTGGATGTGGCGGTGCGTAGTAGTGCGACCGCAGAGGATCTGCCAGATGCGAGCTTTGCAGGGCAGCAGGAATCGTATTTGAACGTGCATGGCGAAAGCAGTCTGCTGGATACCTGCCGCCGCTGCTTTGCCTCCCTGTTTACTGACCGGGCGATTTCTTATCGCACGGAAAAAGGCTTCGATCACTTCGATATCGCCCTCTCGATCGGCATTCAGCGGATGGTTCGTTCTGACGAATCCGCTTCGGGAGTGATGTTCTCCATCGATACGGAAACCGGTTTTCGGCAGGCAGTTCTGATTAATGCTGCTTACGGGCTGGGAGAAAATGTCGTCCAGGGGAGTGTCAATCCGGACGAGTTTTATGTATTTAAACCGACTCTCAAAGAGGGCTTCAAGCCGATTCTGAAGAAAACACTGGGATCGAAAGAGTTCAAGCTGATCTATGATACCGGCGGGGAGAAGATGACACGCAATGTTCCCGTGGATCCGGTCGATCGGAAACGGTTTGCCATCGACGACGAAGACATTCTCAAGCTTGCACGCTGGGCCTGTCTGATCGAGGAACATTATTCAGAAGTCCGCGGACATTTTTGTCCCATGGACATCGAATGGGCCAAAGATGGTCTGACCGATGAACTGTTTATTGTCCAGGCACGACCGGAGACCATTCATGGGGGTAAGGAACTCAAGGTCCTCAAAACATTTCATCTGAAAGAGCATGGTCACGTGCTGGCAACCGGGCACAGCGTAGGAGAGCGAATCGGGCATGGCATTGCCCGGGTCGTGGAAAGTGCTGAAAACCTGGATCAGGTTGAGGAAGGGGATGTGCTGGTGACCGACCGGACCGACCCGGACTGGGAACCAATCATGAAGAAGGCGTCCGCCATCGTGACCAACCGTGGAGGACGGACCTGCCATGCTGCGATTATCAGTCGCGAACTGGGGGTTCCTGCGATCGTGGGAGCCGAAAATGCGACGACAGCGATTCCCTCCGGATCGATGGTTACCGTATCCTGTGCCGAGGGTGATACGGGGCAGGTCTATGATGGTCAACTGGATTACGAAGTTCAGGAAGTCGATCTGTCTGAACTCAAACATCCGCAAACCAAAGTCATGATGATTGTGGGAAATCCCAATGAAGCGTTCCGCCTGTCGATGCTGCCCAGTGAGGGGGTAGGGCTGGCGCGGATGGAGTTCATCATCAATTCCTTCATTCGAATTCACCCAATGGCTTTGCTGGAGTACGACAAACTGGATGATCCGATACTGAAATCAGAGATCGATCGTCTGACGGCGTCCTATAGCAATAAGCCCGCTTTCTTCGTAGATACACTGGCCCAGGGGGTTGGAATGATTGCAGGGGCCTTTTATCCCCGCGATGTCATTGTGCGAATGAGTGACTTCAAAACAAACGAATATGCGAATTTGATCGGAGGTGAGAAATATGAGCCGCAAGAAGAGAACCCAATGATCGGCTTCCGCGGTGCTTCCCGTTACTATCACCCGCGCTACCGCGATGCTTTCGGCCTCGAATGCCAGGCGATGCGAAAAGTACGTGAAGAGATGGGACTCAAGAATATGAAGTTGATGATTCCCTTCTGCCGGACTGTGGAAGAGGGCCGCAAGGTACTGGAAGTCATGGCGGAACATGGACTCAAGCGGGGCGAAGACGGGCTGGAAATTTACATCATGTGTGAAATTCCCAGTAACGTCATTCAGGCAGAAGCGTTTGCGGAAATCTTCGACGGGTTTTCGATCGGCTCCAACGATTTGACGCAATTAACCCTTGGCGTCGATCGAGACTCAGAAGTAGTGGCACATATCTTTGATGAACGGGACCCGGCAGTCATGGATTCGCTGGCGACCGCGATTCAACGGGTGAAAGCGTCCGGAAGAAAGATTGGTATCTGTGGTCAGGCTCCCAGTGATTATCCGGAGATCGCCGCGTTTCTTGTTAAGCAGGGGATTGACAGTATTTCACTGAATCCCGATGCCGTGATGAAAACGGTCTCCCGCATTGTGGAAGTCGAAGCAGAACTGGATTCACAGGGTTCTGCTTCCCAGGCCAGGAGTGATGTTACTGTGTGA
- a CDS encoding sugar phosphate isomerase/epimerase family protein, which produces MKFCLFSVSYAGFWGQQQLSLTEFIAQAAQTGYDSVMLMGKRPHLSPLDVTPEQLEAIKGALAEHRIQCAIIGGYTDFAGSTATEVPLLELQIQYVQQLSRIARELGAGTVRIFTAYDTPRMSPHALWGQVVSALQECCDRAAEYDVTLAVQNHHDVGVHSDALLELLHDIDRPNCKLGFDAWSPALRGENLYEAARKMAPYTAITTNADYIRLPRYSYQPELINYQKEEPDLVRAVKFGTGFIDYSAFFHGLKEGGFNGIATYEMCSPIRGGGSLENLNAYAAEYLTWMKTHLL; this is translated from the coding sequence ATGAAGTTCTGCCTGTTTTCTGTGAGTTATGCCGGTTTCTGGGGTCAGCAGCAACTCAGCCTGACGGAATTTATCGCTCAGGCTGCGCAAACCGGCTACGACTCTGTCATGCTCATGGGGAAACGACCTCATCTGTCACCGCTGGATGTCACTCCCGAGCAGTTGGAGGCCATCAAAGGTGCGCTCGCAGAACATCGGATTCAGTGTGCGATCATCGGTGGCTACACAGATTTCGCAGGCTCTACAGCCACAGAGGTTCCTCTTCTGGAACTGCAGATCCAATACGTTCAGCAACTCTCCCGGATCGCCCGGGAACTGGGAGCTGGCACCGTGCGGATCTTTACCGCCTACGATACGCCCCGGATGAGTCCCCACGCGCTGTGGGGACAGGTGGTCTCGGCTCTGCAGGAATGTTGTGATCGGGCAGCCGAGTATGACGTCACGCTGGCAGTCCAGAATCATCACGATGTGGGTGTTCATTCCGACGCCCTGCTTGAACTGCTCCACGACATTGACCGACCAAACTGCAAGCTCGGATTTGATGCCTGGTCTCCTGCCCTGCGTGGGGAGAACCTGTATGAAGCAGCCAGGAAAATGGCTCCGTATACCGCGATTACCACAAACGCAGATTACATCAGGCTACCACGATATTCTTATCAACCCGAGCTGATCAACTACCAGAAAGAGGAACCCGATCTGGTCCGGGCAGTCAAATTTGGTACCGGTTTCATCGACTACTCCGCTTTCTTCCATGGTCTGAAAGAGGGGGGCTTCAATGGAATCGCCACCTATGAAATGTGCTCTCCCATCCGGGGCGGAGGCAGCCTGGAAAATCTGAATGCCTACGCGGCCGAGTATTTGACCTGGATGAAAACTCATTTACTCTGA
- a CDS encoding F0F1 ATP synthase subunit A, translating to MNISPDVPLWQWEWIILNRTILFTWLVMAILVIGSWFITRRLTSGPRISRGQNLLEVLVMGLRNQIREVSQQEPGPYMPFVGTLFLFIVVSNILSIVPGYYAPTSSISTTAALATCVFVAVPIYGIAHQGLLGYLKQYIQPSVFMLPFNIIGEFSRTLALAVRLYGNIMSGSVIGAILLGFVPLFVPILMQAFGLLTGMIQAYIFAVLAMVYIASATQTDQRPAQQQDTDNTDSQTTSTHTPTS from the coding sequence ATGAATATTTCCCCCGATGTCCCACTCTGGCAGTGGGAATGGATCATCCTCAACCGCACCATCCTGTTTACCTGGCTCGTGATGGCGATCCTCGTGATCGGTTCCTGGTTCATCACCCGCCGACTGACCAGTGGCCCCAGGATTTCACGTGGACAGAATCTGCTGGAGGTCCTCGTGATGGGACTGCGGAACCAGATCAGAGAAGTCAGTCAGCAGGAGCCCGGACCGTACATGCCATTTGTGGGAACCCTGTTCCTGTTTATCGTCGTCTCGAACATCCTCTCGATTGTTCCCGGCTATTATGCACCAACCAGTTCGATTTCCACTACCGCTGCTCTGGCAACCTGCGTATTCGTCGCAGTTCCCATCTATGGCATCGCACACCAGGGGCTGCTCGGCTATCTGAAACAGTATATACAGCCTTCGGTATTCATGCTCCCCTTTAATATCATTGGCGAATTTTCGCGGACCCTGGCCCTGGCAGTTCGCCTGTATGGCAACATCATGAGTGGCTCGGTCATCGGGGCCATTCTACTCGGTTTCGTCCCCCTGTTCGTGCCGATCCTGATGCAGGCCTTTGGTCTGTTAACCGGGATGATCCAGGCTTATATTTTTGCGGTACTGGCGATGGTCTACATCGCCTCCGCGACGCAGACCGATCAGAGGCCCGCGCAGCAACAGGACACAGACAATACAGATTCTCAGACAACTTCGACTCACACTCCCACATCATAA
- a CDS encoding zinc-dependent alcohol dehydrogenase family protein: protein MKAMVLKQRAMISSEPLVCQDVPDPEPGPHEILIKVHCCAICRTDLHVIEGDLPEAKSPVIPGHQVVGSVIQTGTACQRFQIGDRVGIAWLRKTCGQCQFCQTGRENLCEQSLFTGYHADGGFAELAVVHEEYAYAIPDIFSHLEATPLLCAGIIGYRALSRSELQPGQRLGIYGFGSSAHVVIQIAQHRGCEVYVVTRGEKHRQLARSMGATWVGEYAEQMPKKVHSAIVFAPAGELVPPALKYLEKGGTLALAGIYMTDIPQLNYEESLFYERNLRSVTANTRQDGQHLLQEAAQIPIHPHLTTFTLEEANKALNLLKNDEINGTGVLVMDD, encoded by the coding sequence ATGAAAGCCATGGTCTTAAAACAGCGTGCGATGATCAGTTCCGAACCACTGGTCTGCCAGGATGTTCCCGACCCTGAACCGGGGCCACATGAAATCCTGATCAAAGTGCACTGCTGTGCGATCTGTCGCACCGATCTGCACGTGATCGAAGGGGATCTACCCGAAGCGAAATCCCCGGTGATTCCCGGACACCAGGTGGTCGGGAGTGTCATTCAGACAGGGACCGCTTGTCAGCGTTTCCAGATCGGAGACCGTGTTGGAATCGCCTGGCTCCGCAAGACCTGTGGCCAGTGTCAGTTCTGTCAGACTGGCAGAGAGAATCTCTGTGAGCAATCGCTGTTTACCGGCTATCACGCGGACGGCGGCTTCGCTGAACTGGCTGTCGTGCATGAAGAGTATGCCTATGCGATTCCTGATATTTTCAGTCATCTAGAGGCGACACCGTTACTGTGTGCCGGCATCATTGGTTATCGCGCTCTGTCACGCAGCGAACTACAGCCCGGCCAGCGACTGGGGATTTACGGCTTTGGTTCGAGTGCCCATGTGGTGATTCAAATCGCGCAACATCGGGGCTGTGAAGTGTATGTGGTCACCCGGGGAGAGAAGCATCGACAACTCGCTCGGTCCATGGGAGCGACCTGGGTCGGGGAATATGCTGAGCAGATGCCGAAAAAAGTACACTCGGCGATTGTCTTCGCCCCCGCGGGAGAACTGGTTCCCCCCGCTCTCAAGTACCTGGAAAAAGGAGGGACACTCGCACTGGCTGGAATCTACATGACGGACATCCCCCAGCTGAATTATGAGGAGAGTCTCTTTTACGAACGGAACCTGCGTTCGGTGACCGCGAATACACGTCAGGACGGTCAGCATCTCCTGCAGGAAGCCGCACAGATTCCCATCCATCCACACCTCACCACATTTACGCTGGAAGAAGCGAACAAGGCTCTTAACCTGCTCAAAAACGATGAGATCAACGGTACCGGCGTACTGGTTATGGATGACTAA